In Lagenorhynchus albirostris chromosome 14, mLagAlb1.1, whole genome shotgun sequence, one DNA window encodes the following:
- the LHX5 gene encoding LIM/homeobox protein Lhx5 — protein MMVHCAGCERPILDRFLLNVLDRAWHIKCVQCCECKTNLSEKCFSREGKLYCKNDFFRRFGTKCAGCAQGISPSDLVRKARGKVFHLNCFTCMVCNKQLSTGEELYVIDENKFVCKDDYLSSSSLKEGSLNSVSSCTDRSLSPDLQDPLQDDPKETDNSTSSDKETANNENEEQNSGTKRRGPRTTIKAKQLETLKAAFAATPKPTRHIREQLAQETGLNMRVIQVWFQNRRSKERRMKQLSALGARRHAFFRSPRRMRPLGGRLDESEMLGSTPYTYYGDYQGDYYAPGGNYDFFAHGPPSQAQSPADSSFLAASGPGSTPLGALEPPLAGPHAADNPRFTDMISHPDTPSPEPGLPGALHPMPGEVFSGGPSPPFPMSGTSGYSGPLSHPNPELNEAAVW, from the exons ATGATGGTGCACTGTGCTGGTTGCGAGCGGCCCATCCTCGACCGCTTTCTGCTGAACGTGCTGGACCGCGCGTGGCACATCAAATGCGTTCAGTGCTGCGAGTGTAAGACCAACCTCTCGGAGAAGTGCTTCTCGCGCGAGGGCAAGCTCTACTGCAAAAATGACTTCTTCAG GCGCTTCGGCACTAAGTGTGCAGGCTGCGCGCAAGGCATCTCGCCCAGTGACCTGGTGCGTAAGGCCCGCGGCAAAGTCTTCCACCTCAATTGCTTCACCTGCATGGTCTGCAACAAGCAGCTGTCCACGGGCGAGGAGCTCTACGTCATCGACGAGAACAAGTTCGTGTGCAAGGACGACTACCTGAGCTCGTCCAGCCTCAAGGAGGGTAGCCTCAACTCAG TGTCGTCCTGTACGGACCGCAGCTTGTCCCCGGACCTCCAGGACCCACTCCAGGACGATCCCAAGGAGACGGACAACTCGACGTCGTCGGACAAGGAGACGGCCAACAACGAGAACGAGGAGCAGAACTCGGGCACGAAGCGGCGCGGCCCGCGCACCACCATCAAAGCCAAGCAGCTGGAGACGCTCAAGGCCGCCTTCGCCGCCACGCCCAAGCCCACGCGCCACATCCGCGAGCAGCTGGCGCAGGAGACCGGCCTCAACATGCGCGTCATCCAG GTGTGGTTCCAGAACCGACGGTCCAAAGAACGTCGGATGAAACAGCTGAGCGCCCTGGGCGCCCGGAGACACGCCTTCTTCCGGAGTCCGAGGCGCATGCGCCCGTTGGGCGGCCGCTTGGACGAGTCTGAGATGTTGGGGTCCACTCCGTACACCTACTACGGAG ACTACCAGGGCGATTACTACGCGCCGGGAGGCAACTACGACTTCTTCGCGCACGGCCCGCCGTCGCAGGCGCAGTCCCCGGCCGACTCGAGCTTCCTGGCCGCCTCGGGGCCCGGCTCGACGCCGCTGGGCGCGCTGGAGCCGCCGCTCGCCGGCCCGCACGCCGCCGACAACCCCAGGTTCACCGACATGATCTCGCACCCGGACACGCCGAGCCCCGAGCCGGGCCTGCCGGGCGCGCTGCACCCCATGCCCGGCGAGGTGTTCAGCGGCGGCCCCAGCCCACCCTTCCCCATGAGCGGCACCAGCGGCTACAGCGGACCCCTGTCGCACCCCAACCCCGAGCTCAACGAGGCCGCCGTGTGGTAA